gatgtatgtggcaaacaCTGAAGAAAATCCTCAAAGGGATCACGTGTGGAGGTTAAATTTCgatggagcttcaaatgctacaggtaatggaattggggcagtcttggtatccccGAGTGGAGATCATTACCCTGTGGTTAGCAAgttggactttgattgcacaaataatatggcagagtatgaagcatgtattatgggCATTTGTGCAGCCATTGAACAGAACATCAAAATGCTAAGAGTGTACGGGGATtccgcattggtgatataccaactcaaaggggaatgggaaactAGAGACCCTAAGTTAATCAGTTATAGAAAGCTGGTCCTCAAATTGGTTGATGAGTTTGACGATATcaccttctgttatctcccacgagaggAAAGCCAAATGGCTGATGCATTGGCTACTCTAGCTTCGTTGATTCAGGTGAACAGATTTGAGGTAATGAGGCCTATTCAGATGAGTATCTATAAAACCCCAGCTCATTGCTATAGTATTGAGGAGGAGGGAAAAGATGATCATCCTTGGTATCAGAGTATCCTATAGTATGTGAAGAATCGAGAGTACCCTAGTCAAGCAACAGAGAATGACAAGAGAACTCTGAGAAGAATAGCCATTgaatatgtcttagatggggaagtGCTATACAAAAGAAGGAAGGCTCAAGTACTGTTAAGATGTGTAGATgccaagaaaattttggaggaagtccatgagggtatctGTGGGACGCACGCCAATGGTTTCACCATGgccagacagatcatgagatttggatactattggtccactatggaaggggattgcattaattatgccaagaaatgccataaatgtcaaatttatagaGACATGATGCATGCACCCCCTTCACCACTTCATGTCATGACCTCTCCATGGCCGttttccatgtggggtatggatgttattgggccgatatcaccaaaggcttctaatgggcatcgtttcatcttcgtagtcattgattactttaccaaatgggtagaagctgcttcatacgccaatgtcacgaagtcagcagtcagcaagttcttaaaaaaggagatcattTGTCGATACGAAATGCCTTAGAAaatcatatccgacaatgcgttgaatttgaataacagcACAATAGCTGAAGTTTGCAGCCAATTTAAGATCGAACGTCATAACTCATCGCCGTATAATCCAAAAATGAATAGTGCAGTGGAGGCagccaataagaacattaaaagaattgtgggaaaaatgactgaaacttacaaagattggcatgagaagttatcaTTTGCTCTCCTTGCCTATTAACATCTATTAGAACTTCTaccggggcaacacctttttctctagtttatggaatggaggcagtaTTACTCATTGAAGTTAAGATCCCTTTTCTACGGGTGTTATCTAAACTCCAGTTGGACGAAGACGATTGGGtccaatctcgatatgaccagttgaacctaatagaagaaaagaggttAAGAGCTATTCACTATGGGcaaatgtaccagaaacaaatgatgcgagcctataataAAAAGGTTCACCCCAGAGAATTTCGCGAGGGAGACTTGGtgctaaaaaaaattcttcctatgcaaaaagactttagaggaaaatggatgccaaattgggaaggtccttatgttgtaaagaaggccttttccgGTGGAGCCTTGATCctaagtgagatggatggtaaaagttTGCCAAGCCCCGTAAACGCAGATTccgtcaagaaatacttcacttgaaagAAAAGGggggaccaaagtgaaaacccgcaaagggcgctttgcttcctaaaaaaaaggatttggagatgccaaagtgaaaacccacaaagggcgcattgagaccaaagggggcTTGAgtcgaaaacctgaaaagggcggctcGAATATTGATcggaatggggcatgaggtgatttaagctgctcaaattttgattggggcatatgatgatcttgctatacctgaaccAACAAGAAAGAGTATGCAACATCTTGGAGCATTGACAGAGTACTGCAGacctcctaaacacatgtcaaactcagaatagtcttcaaaagtttgtacagagaaattcaagctgAGATAACTGGGGCACCTAGTtcttattttattgaatatgtTATTCTTGAAAATACCTTATTTTGCTAATATACACATTCTCAATCAACTTCTTGGTTATTCTTCTTTCGCTATTGTCGACATTTTatctctttcgagctatgctcagaaccaacttttaTCCATAGTTATAATCTTTCAGCAAACATGttgaattgaaataatgattaatggactactaaaacttttacaaaggaagtttttcatattactctgaaaaagtttctaaataatacagtaacctaaaacaggactattgtttagaacgaaCCAGGATTAAAGGTCAGAAATCTAAGAAAAAGTCTAATTTTTAAACAATCCCATTTTGGATTTCGTTGACAGAAGCATCAATTGAACGAAATGTCAGCAATAATCTTGAGTTAGAGAGATGAGTTCTTTTTGGAGGAAAATTCTTCGTGCACAAGCATTTGATGTGGCATCTTGAGAATGGTATGAAAACCAAAGTTTTACACGTTTGGTATCCTTCAATTGTGATGGAAAGATGGAGAAAAGACTAGATCTCCTCattttttgagttatatatTGAACATAACCCAGTGAATCgaacttggaggtttacagcAGAGGCAATTTAATTAAGCGTTTCGTTGAAAGCACCAGCCAGGAAGAAGGGTGTTAAAGTACTGTTGTGACAAAAGCCTTAATAGATTTTGAGTAATACAGCAGCatcttgcattcatgcaaataccATTCActcatgtctagttaggagcagtgaattcattctgatcatgtcatcctagtcattaggcataattaggttgaagatagcagatcttatctccctaagcagtagtggagcagatcgaagacaacaaatcttatctttccaagatagtgggaagcagatttaagccaccgaaccttatctccctgagcagcagtggagtaggtcgaggatagcagatcttatctccctaagcagtagtggagtagatcgaagacggcaaatcttatctttccaagatagtgggaagcagatttaagccaccaagccttgtttCCCTGAGCAGCAGgagagtaggttgaagatagcaaatcttatctccttaagcagtagtggagcagatcgaagacggtaaatcttatctttccaagatagtgggaagcagatttaagctaccaagccttgtctccctgagcagcagcggagtaggttgaagattacaaatcttatctccctaagccgtagtggagcagatcaaagacacaaatcttatctttccaagatagtgggaagcagatttaagccaccaagccttgtctccctgagtagtagcggagtaggttgaagattacaaatcctatctccctgaagttacagtggagcagactaagtataGCAAATTCTATTCTTTGAAAATCTacaagttacaaatcctatctccccgacgttgcggtggagtggatcgaagcaccaattctgatacctctgaagatgcaatAGGATGGAATGAGACTACTTGaaaagaagagcaccaaggtctaagcatgaccgggcaaaattggtcctctttagtctttgctctattctcgttacacgacaatgagcaaagaggggcaactgtaataggcccaatttgcccgg
This genomic stretch from Gossypium raimondii isolate GPD5lz chromosome 6, ASM2569854v1, whole genome shotgun sequence harbors:
- the LOC128041746 gene encoding uncharacterized protein LOC128041746 gives rise to the protein MARWQILLFGFDIVYVSQKAIKGSAIADFLASRALEDYESLNFDFPNEDLMYVANTEENPQRDHVWRLNFDGASNATEYEACIMGICAAIEQNIKMLRVYGDSALVIYQLKGEWETRDPKLISYRKLVLKLVDEFDDITFCYLPREESQMADALATLASLIQVNRFEVMRPIQMSIYKTPAHCYSIEEEGKDDHPWYQSIL